Proteins from a single region of Sphingomonas morindae:
- a CDS encoding NAD(P)/FAD-dependent oxidoreductase: protein MSPAAGHDRFDAIVLGAGAAGLFCAATAAARGRRVLVIDHNVEPGAKIVISGGGRCNFTNIHTAPDRFLSANPHFAKSALGRYTPQDFVALVDRHGIAWHEKTLGQLFCDGSARQIVAMLMRECGDARFALGAPIRAVEHGDGLFRVTAGDGAYAAPALVIATGGPSIPKIGATGFAFALAKQFGLKLVEPRPALVPLTLGADEALFRELAGVAAPVTAMAGKARFSEAALFTHRGLSGPAILQASSYWRPGSAIAIDFVGDRPADWLLAEKQARPRATPRAVLAGLVPQRLADALAARLALGETLAACKDASLRAAEARLRRWSFQPSGSEGYAKAEVTVGGIATAGLSSQTMAARHLPGLYCIGECVDVTGWLGGYNFQWAWASGHAAGLAV from the coding sequence ATGAGCCCGGCGGCGGGGCACGACCGCTTCGATGCGATCGTGCTCGGCGCCGGTGCCGCCGGCCTGTTCTGCGCCGCCACCGCGGCGGCGCGCGGACGGCGCGTGCTGGTGATCGATCATAATGTCGAGCCCGGCGCCAAGATCGTGATCTCCGGCGGCGGCCGGTGCAACTTCACCAATATCCACACCGCGCCGGACCGCTTCCTTTCGGCCAACCCCCATTTCGCCAAATCGGCCTTGGGCCGCTACACGCCGCAGGATTTCGTCGCGCTGGTCGATCGCCACGGCATCGCCTGGCACGAGAAGACGCTGGGCCAGCTCTTCTGCGACGGATCGGCGCGGCAGATCGTGGCGATGCTGATGCGCGAATGCGGCGATGCCCGCTTCGCGCTGGGCGCGCCGATCCGTGCGGTGGAGCATGGCGACGGCCTGTTCCGCGTGACCGCCGGCGACGGCGCCTATGCCGCGCCCGCGCTGGTCATCGCCACCGGCGGCCCCTCCATCCCCAAGATCGGCGCGACCGGCTTCGCCTTCGCGCTCGCCAAGCAGTTCGGCCTCAAGCTGGTCGAGCCGCGCCCGGCGCTGGTGCCGCTGACATTGGGCGCGGACGAGGCGCTGTTCCGCGAGCTGGCCGGCGTCGCCGCGCCCGTCACGGCGATGGCCGGGAAGGCGCGCTTCAGCGAGGCGGCGCTGTTCACGCATCGCGGCCTGTCGGGGCCCGCCATCCTCCAGGCCTCGTCCTATTGGCGGCCGGGCTCGGCGATCGCGATCGACTTCGTGGGCGATCGCCCGGCGGATTGGCTGCTCGCCGAGAAGCAGGCCCGGCCGCGCGCCACGCCGCGCGCGGTGCTCGCCGGGCTGGTACCGCAGCGGCTCGCGGACGCGCTGGCGGCACGGCTGGCGCTGGGCGAGACGCTGGCCGCCTGCAAGGATGCGAGCCTCCGCGCCGCCGAGGCGCGGCTGCGCCGCTGGTCCTTCCAGCCGAGCGGCAGCGAGGGCTATGCCAAGGCCGAGGTGACGGTGGGCGGCATCGCCACCGCCGGCCTGTCCTCGCAGACCATGGCCGCGCGCCATCTGCCCGGGCTCTACTGCATCGGCGAGTGCGTCGATGTCACGGGCTGGCTCGGCGGCTATAATTTCCAATGGGCGTGGGCGAGCGGCCACGCCGCCGGGCTGGCGGTGTAG